In the Aptenodytes patagonicus chromosome 5, bAptPat1.pri.cur, whole genome shotgun sequence genome, TTTGAGAGCCTGAATTTGGGAAGAGTAtttttttggaaatatttctccTTGGGGGAATGGGCGCAGCAGAAGCGCTGCTTTCTTGTAGCCTCTACCGTGATAGACATTAACAACAGGCACCAGGCAAGCTAGATTTGATTTACTTTTGATTTACACTCAAGCCTTGCCCTACTGATGGACTCTGTGAATCGGCTTTGGATGGCAGCGTTACAATGGCATTAGCCCAGTGCGAGATGGGGCGTCCTGCTCGCTGAGCAGCTTTCTGAGAAACCTCCTTGTGAAAAAAGAGTCTTCTTTCTGAAGAACTAAAAAATGTCATCTTGACTGTGGGCATCTGGCTACTCTGTGCTCCCTGTGAGACTGGAGCATGGGCTCTAAACTTCCACaggttttctttaattaaaaccaaaatgagatGTAGCCATCACCATGATGACAACAGCAACATTTAACACTTGGCAAGAGCCGTAACAAAGCACTGGAGGTGTTGGGGACTCCGCCAGGGGTTGCTCATTTCCGAGAAAGCCCAAGGAGTGCGCGGCAAGCACCCGCTCGCTGGGGTGGGATGCCAATGCTCAACGGGATGGGGTAAATCAAGCAGAAAGTTGCACTTCTGCAGCGTTGGGTTTCCAAATGAGAAAAGCTTCATAAAAACCCAGGTAATGCCAAATGCATCCCTGCGAGGTGGGGCTGGGGAGGCATTGCACCCCTTCCCTCCTGCGGTGCCTGCTCCAGCGGGCTCTGCTCCCCGGGGCGGCTGGAGCAGAGCCGGGCTGCCAAGGAACGGTCCCAGACgggagcagggaaagggaaagcacCGGGGAAGCCTTCCAGGCACAGGGCCGGCTCGTCCTGGCCTGGCCTCCAGCAGGACTTGTTTGCCAGGACTGCCCTCTGTTGCGGTGTGTGCAGACAGCCGCTGGACAGACGGCCGCCAGACAGGACCTCGCTGTGCCCCACTGCTGTCGCAGCAGCCTGGCATCTCCCCAGCTGGTGGGTACACTCACGGGGGTCTGTGCTGAGGTCCATCCCTCTGGCTCAGGGTCTCGCCCTGTGGTGAGGCCAGATCCACCTCTGGGAGGGGGTTAGAGAGGGGAGGAAGGCATCTTGCCTCCTCACCCCCTGCTTCTCCTAAAGGATTTAGGGTAACGTGGTGCCTGGCAGCATTGTGAGGCTATTCTGGCATCAGCGACCAGGGGGGTGCAGGTGAGCAGGGCTCTGCACTGCATCCGTCCCAGCCACCCTCGTGCTTGGTTCTGCAGGTCCGGCAGCACCCACCGCCCCATGCGCTGCCACCCTGCCCACAGCGACCCTCACccagcccccttcccctccagccctcccagggAAGTGCTGTCCGTCCCCATCGCACACGTTGAGGTCCTTGGGGCTGAGGACTTCCATGAGCATGCTGTGGGGCACATCTGAGCCAGATGTGCGTTTCCACGTGGCATTTCTGCTCAGGGGATGCACACACCCCCTGCATCCCTCCCAAACACAGGTACGAGTCTGTGTGGCCAGAGCACGCACCGCCCCACTCGCCTGCATCCCGAGCTGCTGCACAGGCCAGCCGCTCTGCGGGGTTCAGCTCCTTCCTTCGCCAAAACCAAGCAGCTCAGCTCTGGAAACAGGTGCTGAGGATAACACACACAAATTTGGTCCTCGCTGCTGTGCGAGGGGCTTTATTGGGCTGGTGTCCTCCCCCGCAGTGCTATCCCCTGACAAGGGCCTTTGTGCTGCTCACAGCAGAGGGTCTCCCCGGGCCAGGCCTACATGAGGAACCTGGAGAGGTCTTCCTTGATTTCAGCCTCATCCCATGGCCCGTGGATGTTGTCCTTGAGCAGCTGAAGGCGGATGAGGCAGTaagggcagaggcaggagatggCAAGCAGCAGCGAGGCAAAGAGCACAGCGCCCACACTGGAGACGGTGGCCAGCCCCGCCAGCGCCACCAGTGCGAAGAGTACCGTCACCCCCACATAGCATCGGGGCGTCTGGGCTTTCAGTTTCTTCTGCAGCATGGGCCAGAGAGCAAAGATCTGCATGGCGAAGGTGACCATGACAAAGGCGTGGAGGGAGCGAGGCAGGCGGGAGGCCAGGCACACCGAGGCAAAGATGGCCATGTTGAGGGACAGCGTGCTGGAGACGATGGCAGCGTTGGCGCCATAGTCGAAGAAGATGAGGTGGCCGAGGAGCATGAGGGCCGACATGGCATAGATGGTGTCCGTGCTGATGGACTCTGTCAGCGTCTTCAGCACTGGCGAGAAGCCGTAGGTGAAGGCGGCGAACACCAGCGTGCTCTTCAGGTCGGCCCACCGCGTCCGCCTGCTCTcccggcgcccggccccgccgtccACGGTGTCGAAGAGGATGTAGCCGAGCAGGGAGGAGACCAGGGCCGCCCCGAAAAGCCCCTGCGGGCTCAGCATCCCGGCGTCCATGTACCACCAGGTGACGACGAAGACGCAGACGCTGCACAGCTGCTGCACCACCGCTCCCGACTGAAAGACGACGGCCCGGTACCGGTACCGGCGGGCGTGCACGTTCTTCCGCAGCTCCTCCAGGAACCGCTGGTCCACGTAGTTATCGGGGAAGGGTTGCCGCTCGTACAGCACCTTCTGCCACCGCCGCCCGGGGACCGGCTCCATCTccccgggacgggacgggacgggacgggacgggacgggacggggggggggggggctcctccGCCCCACACGcacccgcgcccggccccgccgcctccgccgggccCCGGTCGCGGCGCAAGGGACGCCGGGGCGCTCGGGGCTGCCACCTGCCGGCGGGACCCCCCGGCAAACGGTGCTGTTTACCCCGGAACGGGCGGCTGGGGAGAGGTTTGGGCGGCGGGAGGTGctcgggccggggcggggggggcggtcTGGCAGCAGCTCCGGGGATCCCGAGCCGCGCCGCGATGGGGACGGGGCACGGGGCTGCTCATGCCAGGGCGGACCTGGTGGAAGCAggagggatgaggagggggcagcagtgctgggcaCCGTCAGGCCTGTGAGGGCTCTCCCTCTGGGGTGAggccccccccggggctgccctcccctctccctgcaagCAGGCTGTTCCTTGCAGCCAGCTTTTGCGGGGGGTTCAGGGGAGACCCCAGCTCCATGCCAGGATCTGGCCATTCTGAGTGCCACAGCCCTTATCCTGCACACAGACTTCTGCATGGAAGTGCTGCTCGGGCTGCCTCGCTTCTGCCTGTCCCCCAAAACGGCCAggctggcagctgcaggaggtACCGCCAGCCCCATGGGAAGGAGGGATGCTCCTGCTGTGGGCTGGGCAGGTCCTGCCATGGTCCCGGCAGCAGCTGTGCCCACGCACCATGGCAAAGGGCTCTCCCGGGGGACCCTCCTGCAGCCCCAATGCACCATCCTTAAGCGGCCATCAAGAAGAAGGGCACAGCCGGTCGGTGGGATTTGGTCTGGTCCTCTCTGTGCTTGGGCATCCCCGTGTGTGTCTGGCCTTGCTGCTCGGTGATTGACCCCAGCCCGTGTCACAAGCCCCACTCCCCGTCTCGGCCCAGCGAGGCACCTGCTTTTCTGGCCAAACCAGGCTCCAGCACACACGTTGGGGAATGTGGGTGTGATGCTGCGAGCACAGGTCACCTttcccctgcagctcctgccttctCACAGCTcagtcctgccctgctccctgagCCTGCTGGCACAGTCAAGAAacggagcaggaggaggataaagagaagtCGTGGCTGAGCAGGGGCCGAGAAGTGCGGCTCTACAGGGACACCCATCTCCTGTGCTGCCCATCCCCTCACCAAAAGGACCGAGCTAGCGTGCAGTGGGGGGACTGGGGAACAAAAAGGGACGAGGAGAGGTTTTGCAAAGGCAAGAGGCATTTTCCCTAAGTGCGTGTTTGTTTGTGCTCAGGTCAGAGCCTTCCCAGCCCCGGAGAGGTGCttgctgcagaggagctgcttACTTTGGCCTCACCCGAGAGGCCTCAGCCTGGGGTAGAGCAGCCCCGAACACTGCCCTGTTTGTGCTTCGGGAAGGGGCGTTTGTGGCCGTCCTGCCACGGTGGGAGCAGGCGAAAGAGCTGACAGTTGTTTCCACCACCCTCCAGCCCTCACATGTTTCCCTTCGCATGGTCAGCAGCCAGCCAGTGCCTGCCGTGGGGAATTCTCCAAGCAGGACCCCACCTTGTCCAGATACGTGCGGAGCAGCAGGTAACCCCCACACTGCTGGTGTGCCTTTGGGGTGGCCTTGGGCTGAGACACCCCACGGTGACATGTAAAAAGTGCCACCTCCCAGCGCTATATCATTGCACttgctctgcagggcaggagcGGCTGCTCACCCCGTGCAGGTACCCCATGCCAAGGGGCAAAGCTGGCAGCCTCCAAGCCAGGATGGAGCTGGACTCAGTTTTAGCTGCTCTACCTAAGAGCCCCCATTCCTGTGCTCGGTACGGGGCCACGTGTGCGCATACCTCCATGCGCGCAAGCCAGTGCCCACAGGGACAGGGAGTGCTGCCAGCTCCCGCCATTGCTGGCATTGCCTTGAAGCCCAGGGCCTGGGAACTCAAGATTTGGAACAAGCTGTCATTCTCCCAAAGTCGCAGAGTAAAGCTGGGGCGTGCAAGAGAAAAGCTCAGAGGGCAGCGCGCCCTTCCTGCTCCCCTGAGAAGTGCCACGGGCACCACAGTGGAGGGATGCCACCTCCCATGGACACGGGCAGGGCAGCACTCCGCTCTCGCTGCAAGTGTACGTAACCGTGATGCTCTGGGAACCAGGAACAGTGGGCTGGACTGGGGCTGGGGCATGATGCTGCCTCAATGTGGTCAGGTCCATCTGGAAAGCCCAGTGGAGGGAAGAGAATAGAGACGAGGGCTGCGTCTCGTGCCTCTtgaaacctcttctgctgtggGCCACCAAAGTCCCCCT is a window encoding:
- the PIGC gene encoding phosphatidylinositol N-acetylglucosaminyltransferase subunit C; the protein is MEPVPGRRWQKVLYERQPFPDNYVDQRFLEELRKNVHARRYRYRAVVFQSGAVVQQLCSVCVFVVTWWYMDAGMLSPQGLFGAALVSSLLGYILFDTVDGGAGRRESRRTRWADLKSTLVFAAFTYGFSPVLKTLTESISTDTIYAMSALMLLGHLIFFDYGANAAIVSSTLSLNMAIFASVCLASRLPRSLHAFVMVTFAMQIFALWPMLQKKLKAQTPRCYVGVTVLFALVALAGLATVSSVGAVLFASLLLAISCLCPYCLIRLQLLKDNIHGPWDEAEIKEDLSRFLM